Within Candidatus Melainabacteria bacterium, the genomic segment TGACATCAAACGGCCATTCGCCCTCATCCTCATCAACGCCATCTCTTAATGCAGATTTGAGGTGCAACCATTTATCCATATTCATCTTTTCGCCGGCCGCGACCAGATCATCAAGAGAAGGCTTAACGGCACCGCTGCCGTCTAAATCAACAGGATCAGCCGAGCCTTCCAGCTCCTTCAAATCTCGAAAAAGAAGCGCGGCTCGGTCTCCTTCATCCAGCACCAGGTCGTTGCTGTTGTATGACTTCTTGCGCGGCGTCCAGACGTTCTTGCTCTGAGAAAATTCAAGATGACAAGACAAATTTTCTACAATTCCATCCAGTTCGTCCTCATCCGCAGCAATGACCGGCCAGTAGCCGGTTTGTATTGAAATTCTGCGCAGCGTGCCCCAGATATTTTCAGCTTCGGAGCCCTTGACTGAAAGCGAATAAATCATGTCGACAAGTGGCCAATTCAGCCGACCAAGCGTGCTGACGTTGATGTTGGCAGCCTCGAGTTTGCCGCAAAGATCTTTGACGTGATTGTCCTTATCACTGGAAATAGCTTCAGGAGCGGGATTAAGCGTGCCTTCGCGCTCGCCGCAAACCCATTTACTGACTTCCATATCCGACTCCTAAAAAATGGAAACTCAGATACTACGGGTTATGAACTTTGTTTTCAACAACTGCAGTCGCCACAGCCTGAGCAAGCGTCGAGCCCACCGGCGCAATCGCCGCAGCCACCGGCACAATCACCGCAGCCCGACGCACAATCACCGCATCCAGAGCAGACGTCGAGCCCCGCACCGCAATCGGCACAACCTGAGCAACAATCTGCACCAGCGCAGGCGTCTCCACCAGTGGCACAGCAATCCAAGCCTGTGCAGCAACCGTTAGTACCCATACCGAGGCAGTCGCAACAATCACCGGCACATTCTCCGGACTCGCAGGCATCAAAACAGCAATTGGCGCACATATTGAAGCTGCAATTCATCAGACATTGATTGCAGAAGAAGTCATTCGGCGTCTGGCTGGCGCGATAATTCTCCGCTCTTCTGAATCTTCTTCTGGAATTGTTTTGTAGTGGTGGTGGCTCAGAATTTTCAACATGTGGATCTGGCGATGCTCCAGAGTCCGCCGATGCAGCTGGTTCCGAGTGGAGCGGTTCCGAGTGAAGCGGTTCCGAAGAATTGTGATACGACAAGGAAGAAATGAAGGGGGAGACAACGCCGTCTTGCGACGAACTAATCTCAGGAGATGATTTTTGTTCATCGACATCTAAGGGTTTAGTGTCAGAAACCTCAACCAACTCAGGAAGCGGCTCAGATATACGCTCGTCAGAGAATTTTCGAGGACGCCTGCCGCCCCATTTTTGTGGCTCGGCCTTCGCATGCTGATCAGATGGGACATCGCCACCGCCAGTACTACCACCTTCAGCACTGCCACCTTCGGCACTTCCATCATCGGCACTGCCACCAGATGAACTACTACCTTCGGCACTACCACCGCCGGAACTGCCGCTGCCCGAACCACTACCACTGCCGCTGCTCATTGCAAAAGCAAACTGAAGTTTTTGATTCGGAAAAGCCAAAAGTTCATTGACCAGAGCGCCCCAGGCAATCAAATTGAAAGGAAGTCCGAAGATCTGGTCTCGATTCTTAACCAGCCGTGCATGATAAGGAAAAGCAAAAGCAATCAAGAAAACAAAAGGCTTGATGATGAAATCGAACCAGGAGCTTTGGTTGGAACAGGCATGTTCACAAATTGACACAGCAGCGCTATATCTCTGCGTCATGCTCAACCGCGCATTGGAGCATGACCGAGCAGAATCTCGAACTGATGAAGAGCAAGAATGCACATGCGATGCGCAAGCCGATCTGACAAACTCGAGCCAGTCTGTTCCTAGTTTGTCAGAAATATTCTGGCGCAATCTGGAGCGGAACTGCTGCAGCTGCTCAGGATCCAGAATCAACGCGGAAAGAGCATTCTCAATGGTCTTCGCCAATGACTGCACGTAAGGATAAATATCCTGCTTACAGTGTTCGGGCAACACAGTTGCTTCAATGCTGTAGGCGACTGCGAATGGATTGAACTCACCGCGTCTTACGTCTCTGGCAAAATCATCAAATGCATCAAGCACATAAACGAGTTTTCCAAAAGCATTGCCCAACTGATGCATCCGGCTGAGCACCATATTGTCGGAACAGCCAACAGCACGCGCACCACTTTCAAATACAATAGCGGTCATATGAGCAGTAGGATTTGCGCAATAATCGATCAACTGTCGAGGAAAGTGCGTTTCCATAAACTCTTCAGCGGAGAGTTCATGCTTTCCCTGCTCGTCAAACCACTTCCAGAGTTGATCGACAGGGAAACAGAGTTCTTCTAAAGCGTTCGAAGCTTGCTGAAATTTTTTCGAAAACAACTTCTGCGCAGTTTTCCAATGATTCTTTTCCGTATCAATCAGATGGTCAGCGATTTTAAGTTCGGTCAGCACCATCGTCACGTTAGCCGCAATCGAGAGAGGAAGCGGAATTGTGTTTTCATTGGCAGGCACAGCCAGGCAATTAAATGATTGGTATGCGCCGGCCCAGGATGAGATGTTTGCGGGTTGCGGAGATATAGCAGACAACACTTCCGCAAGAAAAACGGCATCATTATTCAAAAGAAAGCGGGACGCTTGACCGAACAACGTACCCATCGTTTTGCACGTTCCGCAGTAATGCATCCGATATTCAAGTTTCTGTTCATCACTCTGCGAGCAAGAGCGATTTTTCATCACTCCGAACATAGGAATCCTTCCCGCTCACCGGTGCTATGTTTTTTCATGCGACGAAACGGATTTCCCGGTTGGTTTGTCCTTTGTACCAGCAGCACCGTGGTTCTGGTTTCCAGACTCGTGTGCAGGCGCAGCTTTACCCTTTGAGTTAGTCTTATTCTTTGTTCCAGCAGCCTTTGAGTCAGAGTTCGGCTTGCCGCTTCCTGCTTCCCCGCTCTTACTCTTCACTCCAGAATCCTTTGTACCTTTATTCACACCCGACTCAGACTTATCCTTCGATCCAGCCTCGCTTTTGTCCTTAGAGCCTTTGCCGGCACTGCTCTTAGTTTTATCCGTTGTTTCACTCTTGCCCTTCGAAATGACATCCGCTTTGACTTCCGGTTTGACATACTTGGGCAAACTCGGGTCGACAACCAGCACATGACGGCTATTCAAACCGACCGCGTAGCCAATGAACAGTCCGTTCAAAGTAACGAGACAACAAATGAAATAGAACTTGATTCTTTTAACTGCGTCCACTAGTTACTCTTCGTGAATTTCATTGTCTGGGTGTCGTTTTCAGTCTGAGCAGCATTGCGCTGATAACTCAGCACAACATCACCAGGTTTGTAATTCTCTTGAATAACAGGGCCAGAAACCAAATTCAAAATCAACTTCTTCGAGTCATCACCCTTGTGTGCGTTGAACTTCTCTTCCAGTTCCTGCGCATTGAAAGTAATCGAGTTGTCGCCCTTCTTCAGCAAACGCGTGATATCAACAGCCTTGCCTGGAGCGAAAAAATTATCGACGTCTTGATCGTTGACTGTGACCTTGATCGAATAGCCGATGTAGTCTGAGCCGCTGGATGCAATCCAGAATTTTTTACCGTGCTTCTTCGTCGAAGATGATGCCGGTGTCGGAGTTACAGTCACAGTCTCTTCTGGTTGCTCATCAGTCTCTTCGGGTTTACCACCTCCAGATTTTGGAGCCACTGTATTTGGTGTTGCAGGAACTGCACCAGGCGTACCTGCACCTACTAATTGAACAGGCGCCATGCGCTGTATCGTGCCGAACCAGTAACCGGCGCCGCCGCTGGCTCCCAACATCAACAGCAACAAGAGAAGATCGCCGATTGCTCTCATGATTCCGCTTCCAGCACTAGCAATCGCACTCTTCGGCTTCTGAGTCATTTCAAATTTGCTCCGATATCTGGCATAGTCAGCATTATAGGTTTACCACCAGCCTTCCAATTCTAAGCTATGGCGCAGCGCCGTAAACCGTTGAAAACCCTGACGTAAAACTGCCGACCTACGGCGCTGAACGCACAAAACGAGCCAGAAAAATCATGCTTATTAAGAGAATACAAAGAAGTGCTAATGCTACCCTTAAGGTCAAAATTTCAGCGGCAAAACCGATGATAGGAGGTCCGGCAAGTAAGCCGAAGTAGCCGACCAGCGCAACGGTTGCAATGGTCGGTCCAGGCTCCATATTTGGTGCATTTCCGGCTGATGTAAAACAAATCGGCACGATATTTGCCACACCCAAACCGATCAATGAAAATCCACACAAAGCCAAGACCGGGTTTGCGGGAAATATTATGAGACACAATCCGACTAACGCCACTAAACAGCCGTAGCGAACCATTGCAGCTGCACCGAACCTGGTATTCAACTTATCGCCAAGCAACCGCCCCGCAGTCATTGCCACCGAAAACCCAGCATAGCCGAGAGCGGCAAATCCAGCGTCGGTTTTCAGTGACTGCTGCAAAAACACTCCGCTCCAGTCGCCCATTGCACCTTCCACGAGAAAACAACAGAACATCATCACACTGAGAGCCAGCAAGAAACTGGAGCTGGATAGAAGTTTCAGTGTGTCAAGATGCATAGAGCCGCTTACCTTCGCACCAGTCTTGTCTGCAGATGCGGGCAGCAACCAGCCCTTACAAAGAAGTCCGGAAAGCAACAAAACCGCTGCTACAGCGGGGAAATGCAGTTCAGGCGAGATTTTCAAAGACGCCATAACCGCCCCCAAACAAGCCCCGGCAATACCGCCGATACTGAACAAAGCATGAAATGCCGACATAATAGGTCTCTGGTAAGCACGTTCGACGGCTACAGCATGCGCATTCATAGCTACATCCATCGACCCGGCAAACAAACCAAGAGCGGCGACTGAAGCTGAAAGACTAGTCAGGTCTGGGGCGTAAGCCGGAAATATCAGGGTGAGGCAGGTAAAAACAAGGGTCCAGACGATTACAGGACGACTGCCGAAACGAGCGGAAAGCGCTCCAGCGAACGACATTGCTGCAAGCGCACCGAATGCCATGCTTAACAACGCGATGCCAAGGTTACCGGTGCCGAGAGCCAACTTGACTTGAATCGCCGGAATGCGCGAGGCCCAGGTGGCAACAACAGCGCCATTGACGAAAAAGACAAAACCTACTGCGGCTCGAGCCCGTGACAGCTCCGGAGCTTCGCGTGTCGGTGACGACTCAGAAGCGGCGTTACTTGCAGGTAGTGGTTCCGATGACAAAGGTTCCGATGACAAAAGATAAGTTCCAGAAAGAAGCCTATCTTAGCAGATCAATCAGTAATTACTCGTCAAATTTTAGCACCATATCTGGTGCATAAATCGTGGCGATGGCATTGCCAAAGTAATTGGTAGCAGAGAAAATACTGGCATCGATAACGTTGGCTGCAATCAAATTGACGACAACGGCTACAGCGACGCCTCCGAATGCACTAACCGAGCCTGCCAACACGTGCCGCTTGCCAAAACTAGAATCTTCGGAGATTTTTATCAGTCCATAAAGTAAGAACGGCACTCCGCAAGCGATTCCCACCACTTCAATAGCATTTGAGACTGCCAGCATCAGGGTCTGAACGTTCATCATCGAAAACAGAAACACAACCGGAATGGCGGAGAAAGCAGGATTAACGCTGCGCAGAGAAAACTGAGGAGCAGCCGACACTAATTTGGATGCTCTGGTGGCGGAGAGATGCTGCTCGAAAAGTTCATTTATCGCAAATGCCAACGCTATAGAGGCGATTAAACAGACAACAAATTGATTGTGACTACAGATCGAGTAACCGCTTATCATCAACATCGCGGTCGCGGCCATAAGCCCTTTAACAAACGATGAGGCGATGCGCGCCGGTTTCGATTTAACAAAACAGTAGTCGAAGTAAAGCCAGTCTGGAGGAGCCTCGGAAAGCTTATAACTGACTGCGGGTACATCGCGCGTTTCGATGATAATCATTGATAATAGTCCTGCAGGACAAGAGACAGCCCGCAACCAACCGACCAGTTCGCTTAATTGAACTGGACAAGCGAAAAAGACCTTGCGGCCACGCTCAGTTTTTTGAATTTAGTAAGTGCTTCCAAACCCAGGAAAAGCCCTGAGAATGATAACTCTAGCGGAATGACCACCCGCTGTCAAGTTGAAACAATACATCCAGCAGATGCAAAATCATTGCTGGGCGTCCATAATGTATGAATCTGATGAAATGGTTCCTGAAAGCACGCTTGAGTACCAATGCAGACGCCCCTGGATAAACAGTCCCGCCCAATGAAACTGCTTGCCGCAGTTGATCTGCACGATTTGGCGCTGCGAAATTCAAGCTTGCCAGGGTCGAGTGGATACTTGCCTCAACACGGCATCATTAATGTCTTTGTCAGTCATTACATCGAGCAATGTCAATCGAAGGACAGGACGTGTTTCAAGATAATCTGGACACATGGGAATGCGCTCGCACCACATGTGACACCAACAGGCGAGGAGACAACAGCCGCTTCATCACAGCCGACTCCTCGGATTATGACTGGAATCTCCAATCTCTCAATCACCACAGATACTCACCCCCGCATCGAAGAGGCGAAGGCAATCTGCGCGTTTTCCTCGAACGGCATAACATATAACGAAGCAAGAGCAAATGATGACTGTTATTCGCATCTTATCGCCCAGGCACACAAATGGCGTCTACTCCTGCGCATCAGTGATGAGCAAACCGATTATCTAATCTTGATTCACGAGGATGACCCGGCTCAAGAGCAGTTAGAAAAAGCATGGCTCGTGCGTTTTAAAAGGGAATAGCTAAATTGGAAACGGCGACCGAACCCGCGGAACACTCATAATGCATAACACCCGTCAAATTCTCTCTGCCACTCTTCTAGCGTGTCTGCTCGGCTTTGCGCCTGCCGCACACGCAGACGCAGCGCTGAATGAGGGCATCGCTTGCTACAACAAACACGACTACAAGAAAGCAATTGAATTGCTCACCAGGTCTGCAAATGCCAATCCTGGGCTTCCCACGCCGCTCTATTACCAGGCTCTAGCCTACTCGCAGCTTGGTGATGCGCAGAAAGCGAAATATTTGTACTCAGTCATCGCCCGCAAATTCCCGGAGTCTGAGGAAGCTAAAAATGCAAACATCTATCTAGCTAGAGTCAACAATGTTGGTGCGGCTACGACAGCCGGAGCGGCGACCTCCAGCCAGGCGGCGCAGCGCTCCAGAGCCTCCACAGCTGCAACTGCGCCCATGGGCGACATGACCACTTTCGCCGCTGCCAACGCAACCAGCGAAGATCTGAGCAAGTTGCCTGATACAGGCAGTGTGCCGTTTACACGAGGTTCAGGCGGACACTTGTTCGTTGACACACAAATAAACGGGCGCACTGTAAAAATGATGTTTGATACCGGTGCCTCTACCTGCTTGATCGGCAAAAATCAGTTAGAAGCAGCCGGAGTGATGGACAATGTGATCAAAGGACAGCACACCCAGATGGGCGGTGTCGGGAGTGCTACCAACTCTGCCGCTCCGATGATCGTTGACTTGCGAGTCGCCGGTATCCAACGACGCATGCCTATCATGGTGCAAGACAGGTTCGATCTGCCACCACTGCTGGGGCAGACTTTCTATAACGGCTATCAGTACGACATCGATAACCAGGCGGGCGTCATTCGCTTCACAAAGAAAAGCGCCGCTCGCAACAACATGGGTTACGACGCTATCGAAATTCCTTTCCAAACAGTAGGCAACAATCTCGTCGTTACAGCCCAGATAAATGGTCACCAGTGCCCCATGTATTTCGACACTGGCGCAGCAATGAATTGCTTCGCTATGCAGACGTTCCTGGCGATGGGGCTATCTATTCCTTCTGATGCTTCGATGGCTATGGTAGGTGGCGTGGGCGGTTCTGCACCAGCGTACAGTTTCAATGTCAGATCGATGAAACTGGGTTCCATGGAAAAGAACAACATTCCAGTCTACGTTATGCTCTCAGGCGGACCACCGCTGCCGCTTCTTGGCCAGCCCTTCCTGCATGATCGACGCTTCGTCATCGACAACGACAAAAAAGTGATTCGATTTTCTAGATAGTTCTACTTACCGTCCGGCTCCACTCGAAACTGGTCCGGTCGGAATTTGTCCCTTTTGATAGTCAGGGTTGGTCATCAGCTCTTGTCCCACGTCTCTCCACTGGGGCAAAATATGACCAGATTGGCCCGAGAAGAACTGCTGATAGGTTTCGCCGGGCGCCATGTAACCCATTACTTGCGCGGTATTAGGATTTCTGACCTGCACCCAGTCGGGACCGATGGGATATTGCGGATTGCCTTCGGGCGCATTAGCCGGGTTTTGCGGATTGCCTGCCGCATCCATCTGAGCGCCGGGACCACCCAGTCTCGGGTTGCCGCCGTTGTGCCCAGCTTGACTCCACTCTGCTCCGAGGAACTCATCATTGCCCCAGGCAGATGGCAAATAGCTGCCGTGCCCTGTCGTCAAACCTGCATCACGTCTATCGAAAATGCCGCTGTTGATGCGGTTCTCATACACAAACTCGGAAAACGGAGGCGGTCCTTCATGACCTTCATCTCCATAGATATTTTCAGCTTGACCTGCAGCCTGCCTGACAAAACTGTCGGTGCTGGTAGGAGGCAATCCCTTGCTATTTAGTTGTGCCATGGCCGGCGTCACAAGCGCCACAGTCAGACAGAGGCAGAAGAGAAGCTTGGCAGGCAATGTCTTATTCATTTGCACCTTCGCAGGAAATTAGAATGACACCATGTCTGGTGATTCGTACCGCCAACCTGAAAAGCCAGGTTGCAGATACAGCTCAACGGTCAACTAATAAACTGAAAAGGCTGGTAATTGTTGAGCGTATATATATTGAAGGAAAAACCATTAAATGTCAAGTGAGAATGCCATTTTACGGGCACTACGCCGCCCAGGCGTCACATGATACCCTGAGGTTGCCGCACCAGGGAATCAGGAATTTCAATGAACATCGTCGTGGTCAATTCTGGCTCCAGCAGCCTAAAAATGTCCATGTTTCAGACAAATGACGGTTCTGTGCCTCAACAGACAGCCTGGGACCACGAACAAGACCTCGACTGGCAAACAGAGAGCGCCAGCGAAATCGATCATAAAATTGAATCGACGCTGTCTGAGATCTGGAGCGGCACAAACCAAGTTTTACGAGGTCCGGAGGAAGTCGGCTTCGTCGGGCACCGCATTGTTCACGGTGGTTCACTTTATTCATCGCCCGTAGAGTTAAAGCCCGCGGTCGTACAAAACCTCGAGCAGTTGAACGAATTTGCGCCTTTGCACAATCCAATCAACCTCAAAGCGCTGCACTCCGTGCAGAGAATTCTGCCGAAAGCAAGGCACATAGCAGTTTTTGACACTGCCTTTCACGCCACCTTACCAGAGGAAGCGGCTGTCTATCCAGGTCCCTATTCCTGGTACAAAGACCTGAAGATCAAAAAATACGGATTCCACGGGATCAGCCACAAGTATTGCAGTGAAAAGGCTGCCGCTATCCTGGGACGCAAAGATCTGCGCCTCGTCTCCTGTCACCTCGGTGGTGGATGTTCACTGGCCGCAGTACTGAACGGAATCAGCGTCGAGACCACTATGGGCTTCACGCCTCTGGACGGCTTGATGATGCGCTCGCGCAGCGGCGCCGTGGACCCAGGCATACTGATCTATCTATTGAAAAACCACAAGTATTCAGTCGAGGACCTCGATCATGTCCTCAACAAAGAGTCGGGAATGAAAGGCATCTTCGAAAAGTCAGCCGACTTGAGAGACATCGTCAAAGCGCTAGGTGAGGGCGATATCCGCGCGCAATTGACTTTTGATATGTTCACGCACCGGCTGGCTGCCAGTGTAGCCGCCATGGTGCCGGCATTGGGCGGAATTGACACGCTCCTTTTCACAGGCGGAATTGGCGAACACAGTGCTCAGGTGCGCGCCGCCGTCTGTGAGAAACTCTCATTTTTCAACCTGCACCTGAACGCCGTGCTCAACGAAAAACATCCTGCCGATGTCGACATATCTTCAGCAAATTCGGCGGTGCGAATTCTAGTTGTGAAAGCCAGAGAAGATTGGCAAATTGCCAGCGAATGTGCGGCATTCTCATAAATCGTCTTTTCAAAACTAAAAAAGTGCACGATCTTTTTCGGTAATCAATTTCTGAGAAATTAAAGCCACCCTTTGGTCACAACTTCCTCCTAAATTAAAGTCATGGACTGGCGAACGAACGAGGAGAAATCGCATGAGCGTGATGCTTCCAGCATTTTTTGGACAACAAGCAGCAGTTACCAAATATGAGCTTTCCGACTTCGCTGGAGAAAACTCGACTCGTCTGGTCGATGGCACTCAGATGAAGCTGAATGATGATGGTCGTGTCAGTCAAATTCAGTATGCCAGTGGTGCGACAGTGCGCCGTCATCAGAGTTATGTGCTCGTGCGCTCAAGCAATTCCAGTTACTGGTTCGGCGATGCCAACGGTCGCTGGTACCCGATCGACTAATACAGCACAGATACGAATAAAGGTTTAAGCACCGAATGT encodes:
- a CDS encoding DUF4253 domain-containing protein yields the protein MEVSKWVCGEREGTLNPAPEAISSDKDNHVKDLCGKLEAANINVSTLGRLNWPLVDMIYSLSVKGSEAENIWGTLRRISIQTGYWPVIAADEDELDGIVENLSCHLEFSQSKNVWTPRKKSYNSNDLVLDEGDRAALLFRDLKELEGSADPVDLDGSGAVKPSLDDLVAAGEKMNMDKWLHLKSALRDGVDEDEGEWPFDVMPDNNLQSLQIWDPELGSRELDSVYILLVRADYAWEVPAKLLYGGWNDCPVPQVHVGFFKRWFKMHDAEIVSIGRATIEMVVERPPSTREEALEIAREHFVYCPDSVDQGAGNVSSLAAELLNGRVWHFWWD
- a CDS encoding MFS transporter: MSSEPLSSEPLPASNAASESSPTREAPELSRARAAVGFVFFVNGAVVATWASRIPAIQVKLALGTGNLGIALLSMAFGALAAMSFAGALSARFGSRPVIVWTLVFTCLTLIFPAYAPDLTSLSASVAALGLFAGSMDVAMNAHAVAVERAYQRPIMSAFHALFSIGGIAGACLGAVMASLKISPELHFPAVAAVLLLSGLLCKGWLLPASADKTGAKVSGSMHLDTLKLLSSSSFLLALSVMMFCCFLVEGAMGDWSGVFLQQSLKTDAGFAALGYAGFSVAMTAGRLLGDKLNTRFGAAAMVRYGCLVALVGLCLIIFPANPVLALCGFSLIGLGVANIVPICFTSAGNAPNMEPGPTIATVALVGYFGLLAGPPIIGFAAEILTLRVALALLCILLISMIFLARFVRSAP
- a CDS encoding DUF1963 domain-containing protein; translated protein: MQTPLDKQSRPMKLLAAVDLHDLALRNSSLPGSSGYLPQHGIINVFVSHYIEQCQSKDRTCFKIIWTHGNALAPHVTPTGEETTAASSQPTPRIMTGISNLSITTDTHPRIEEAKAICAFSSNGITYNEARANDDCYSHLIAQAHKWRLLLRISDEQTDYLILIHEDDPAQEQLEKAWLVRFKRE
- a CDS encoding acetate/propionate family kinase, with amino-acid sequence MNIVVVNSGSSSLKMSMFQTNDGSVPQQTAWDHEQDLDWQTESASEIDHKIESTLSEIWSGTNQVLRGPEEVGFVGHRIVHGGSLYSSPVELKPAVVQNLEQLNEFAPLHNPINLKALHSVQRILPKARHIAVFDTAFHATLPEEAAVYPGPYSWYKDLKIKKYGFHGISHKYCSEKAAAILGRKDLRLVSCHLGGGCSLAAVLNGISVETTMGFTPLDGLMMRSRSGAVDPGILIYLLKNHKYSVEDLDHVLNKESGMKGIFEKSADLRDIVKALGEGDIRAQLTFDMFTHRLAASVAAMVPALGGIDTLLFTGGIGEHSAQVRAAVCEKLSFFNLHLNAVLNEKHPADVDISSANSAVRILVVKAREDWQIASECAAFS